The following proteins are encoded in a genomic region of Marasmius oreades isolate 03SP1 chromosome 10, whole genome shotgun sequence:
- a CDS encoding uncharacterized protein (antiSMASH:Cluster_10.1), which translates to MSSNGSHDAFLLLSLPKCTIRTPTAPQTGTLDLECVTLPPSAQATFGRDVFLVFKLNELEIPVDPARTVSSNTGISNEREFVFHGTEKDPLVFTLAFNESVYSAGPLAGDMKTFESVLSQYANFSQRSKTPATPPDAQKPICVKDGDQDLRGRLIWRDEGTGEIVGELDRKVVVREDPNLQQKGHESDPVVIEILFPGHPYPTETQVCFYTAVL; encoded by the coding sequence ATGTCCTCCAACGGCTCACATGATGCTTTCTTACTTCTTAGTCTCCCCAAATGCACGATCAGGACCCCTACTGCTCCACAAACTGGGACCCTCGATTTGGAATGCGTTACACTTCCTCCATCAGCTCAAGCTACGTTCGGTCGCGACGTTTTCCTTGTTTTCAAACTCAACGAGCTGGAGATTCCTGTTGACCCCGCTCGAACAGTCTCATCGAACACTGGTATCTCCAACGAGAGGGAATTTGTTTTTCATGGCACAGAAAAGGATCCGCTGGTCTTTACGCTGGCCTTCAACGAATCTGTGTATTCAGCGGGTCCATTGGCAGGAGATATGAAGACATTTGAAAGCGTACTATCTCAATACGCCAACTTTAGCCAGCGCTCGAAAACTCCAGCCACTCCACCCGACGCACAAAAGCCGATATGTGTAAAGGACGGAGACCAAGATCTTCGAGGGCGTCTCATTTGGAGAGATGAAGGCACTGGAGAGATTGTTGGAGAGTTAGATAGAAAAGTCGTAGTGAGAGAGGATCCTAATTTACAACAGAAAGGGCACGAGAGTGATCCGGTAGTGATCGAGATACTGTTTCCCGGTCATCCTTACCCCACAGAAACTCAGGTTTGTTTCTATACAGCGGTACTATAA
- a CDS encoding uncharacterized protein (antiSMASH:Cluster_10.1): protein MSSNDAFLLLSLPNCTIRTPTATQTGILALECVTLPPSAQATFGRDVFLVFKINELEIPIDPARTVSPNISTSNEREYVFHGTDTDPLVFTLTFNESLYSAGPLTEDMETFESVLSQYANFIQRSETPVTPPNAQQSTSVKDQGQDFRGRLLLRDEGTGEIVGEFDRKIVVREDPTLHQKGHESDPVVIEIPEDATSLGHQTAIEVFARNVPPDQHDWMTKSATLVSDAISGTTNLLVRVISSASSYYISHSTPSASAHSSTNSLPRTGTLATPSPTPPPPPSRAAVFLSSERTRKGLTKVHAVSATAVNVSSKTTAFIDDMIGRIVGGKKDPQPPRQGAPPPSTNLAPPPYSSTPNLGLDGKPPLPPRGSRPSSPLPASPGGQTQGPALPPRELGTKARIVLSADLIFSTIEESTKKIITIGAERADAMIRHKFGHEVAQSSAAVTGTARNIGLVYIDLQGIGRKAIVKRVAKAYVKGRSSRK from the exons ATGTCCTCAAACGACGCTTTCTTACTTCTGAGTCTTCCCAATTGCACGATCAGGACACCTACCGCTACTCAAACTGGGATCCTCGCCTTGGAATGCGTCACGCTTCCTCCATCAGCTCAAGCTACGTTCGGCCGCGACGTTTTCCTTGTTTTCAAAATTAACGAGCTGGAAATTCCCATCGACCCTGCTCGAACGGTCTCACCGAACATTAGCACCTCCAACGAGAGGGAATATGTTTTCCATGGCACAGACACGGACCCGTTGGTATTTACGCTGACCTTCAATGAATCCTTGTATTCAGCAGGTCCATTGACGGAAGATATGGAGACATTCGAAAGCGTACTATCTCAATACGCCAACTTTATCCAGCGCTCGGAAACTCCGGTCACTCCACCAAATGCTCAGCAGTCGACGAGTGTAAAGGATCAAGGTCAAGATTTTCGAGGACGTCTTCTTTTGAGAGATGAAGGCACTGGAGAGATCGTTGGAGAGTTTGATAGAAAGATAGTAGTGCGAGAGGATCCTACTTTACATCAGAAAGGGCACGAGAGCGATCCAGTAGTGATCGAGATACCCGAAGATGCAACGTCTCTGGGTCACCAAACGGCTATCGAAGTGTTTGCGCGAAATGTGCCTCCAGATCAACATGATTGGATGACAAAGTCTGCTACGCTGGTCAG TGACGCTATATCCGGGACAACGAATCTCCTCGTGCGAGTGATATCTTCAGCTTCATCTTATTACATATCCCATTCCACCCCTTCAGCTTCCGCGCACTCTAGTACGAACTCCTTACCGAGGACAGGTACACTTGCAACACCTAGCCcaacaccacctccacctccatccAGAGCAGCAGTCTTTCTTAGTTCAGAGCGAACTCGGAAGGGTCTCACGAAAGTGCATGCAGTCAGCGCTACAGCTGTCAATGTCAGTTCCAAAACGACAGCTTTCATCGACGACATGATCGGTCGCATAGTAGGTGGTAAAAAGGACCCACAACCCCCACGCCAAGGTGCACCGCCTCCTTCAACGAACCTTGCTCCTCCGCCTTATTCCAGCACGCCGAATCTCGGCTTAGATGGTAAACCTCCTCTTCCGCCTCGCGGTAGTCGGCCCTCGTCTCCTTTACCCGCTTCGCCGGGAGGGCAGACTCAAGGACCTGCTCTTCCTCCAAGGGAGCTGGGAACCAAAGCTCGAATTGTGCTTTCAGCCGATCTTATTTTCTCGACGATTGAAGAGTCGACAAAGAAGATTATTACCATTGGTGCCGAACGTGCGGATGCCATGATACGCCACAA GTTCGGACATGAAGTTGCACAGAGTTCCGCTGCTGTTACCGGAACTGCTCGTAATATCGGTCTTGTGTACATTGATTTGCAAGGGATAGGCAGGAAAGCTATAGTGAAGAGGGTTGCAAAGGCTTATGTGAAGGGCAGGTCTAGCAGGAAGTAA
- a CDS encoding uncharacterized protein (antiSMASH:Cluster_10.1) yields the protein MSFSHSEKSFIKCMVQEVLEKCNIPLDKLPFDQDFYDQCKEILESKYHLPSSIGPYLFVGVTIAFTAYSHLPHSNRAHVAIFTTLVAALDDNSHKRMESFNDRFVKGLPQDDPILDALAKSLSEAHEYYGQIQCNLIVTSTLDFITSLMMDMDMKSLARSPSFAAYCRSISGIQVAYTMFMFPKDIEFTTYIHCLPHVSIYINYLNDVLSFYKEELRGEEENLASMLAKESMITKHEAIRRLADHVVEAERNISKGLAGNQSALDIWKSFKVGYVRFHTSCPRYKLEELFEVPLTSREIQKIG from the exons ATGTCATTCTCACACTCTGAAAAGTCCTTCATCAAGTGCATGGTTCAAGAGGTTCTCGAGAAGTGCAACATCCCACTCGACAAGCTTCCGTTTGACCAGGACTTCTACGACCAATGCAAAGAGATTTTGGAATCCAAATACCATTTACCATCGTCGATCGGGCCATACCTCTTCGTCGGAGTCACCATCGCCTTCACAGCATATTCCCATCTTCCACACTCCAACCGAGCGCACGTCGCCATATTTACCACACTTGTGGCAGCGTTGGATGATAATAGTCACAAACGGATGGAAAGTTTCAACGATCGGTTCGTGAAAGGACTCCCACAGGACGATCCTATCCTTGATGCTCTGGCAAAAAGTCTTTCCGAAGCACATGAATATTATGGCCAGATACAGTGCAACTTGATTGTGACATCCACATTGGATTTTATAACTTCTTTGATGATGGACATGGATATGAAA AGCTTAGCCCGCTCGCCCAGTTTCGCGGCTTACTGTCGGAGTATCTCTGGTATTCAGGTGGCCTACACGATGTTTATGTTCCCAAAGGACATCGAGTTCACAACGTATATTCACTGTTTACCTCACGTATCGATTTACATCAATTACCTAAA TGACGTGCTTTCGTTTTACAAGGAGGAGCTTCGGGGAGAGGAGGAAAACCTTGCATCTATGCTCGCAAAGGAATCTATGATCACGAAGCACGAGGCTATTCGACGCCTTGCTGATCACGTCGTCGAAGCTGAGAGAAATATCTCGAAAGGGTTGGCTGGCAACCAGTCTGCCTTGGACATCTGGAAGAGCTTCAAAGTAGGATATGTTCGTTTCCATACCTCATGCCCCCGATACAAGTTGGAGGAGTTATTCGAGGTCCCTCTTACTTCCCGAGAGATTCAGAAAATTGGCTGA
- a CDS encoding uncharacterized protein (antiSMASH:Cluster_10.1) → MSFQIGERQHSLGGVDSQSVGFLNVETRSWKSEDSREQEGCGRIVASRRWALRGAVAWRRPLSLSPYHLEPPTGIESNAPEFRLGTSTMSTGYRAPLVCIEFQFQESLKSRRFSHQKLSVTTYLQLEESLVVIIWICFQRVAQYYSWCVASKVFDKPIAVGSRE, encoded by the exons ATGAGTTTTCAAATTGGCGAAAGACAGCATTCCCTTGGAGGTGTTGACTCTCAATCAGTAGGTTTCCTGAATGTCGAAACCCGAAGTTGGAAGTCGGAAGATTCGCGGGAACAGGAGGGCTGTGGGAGAATAGTTGCTAGCCGAAGGTGGGCTTTACGCGGAGCTGTTGCGTGGCGTCGCCCACTGTCACTCAGTCCTTACCACCTTGAACCGCCCACTGGGATTGAATCGAACGCACCAGAGTTCAGGCTGGGGACTTCG ACTATGAGTACCGGTTACCGAGCGCCTTTGGTTTGCATCGAGTTCCAGTTTCAAGAGAGCCTGAAGAGTCGGCGCTTCAGCCATCAGAAGCTCAGTGTTACAACTTACCTACAACTTGAAGAAA GTTTGGTGGTAATAATTTGGATTTGTTTCCAGAGGGTCGCGCAGTACTATTCGTGGTGTGTCGCTTCGAAAGTGTTCGATAAACCAATCGCTGTAGGGTCTCGTGAATAG
- a CDS encoding uncharacterized protein (antiSMASH:Cluster_10.1) codes for MSFQIGERQHSLGGVDSQSVGFLNVETRSWKSEDSREQEGCGRIVASRRWALRGAVAWRRPLSLSPYHLEPPTGIESNAPEFRLGTSTMSTGYRAPLVCIEFQFQESLKSRRFSHQKLSVTTYLQLEESTHCWFQLNTLFELGSNLEVWW; via the exons ATGAGTTTTCAAATTGGCGAAAGACAGCATTCCCTTGGAGGTGTTGACTCTCAATCAGTAGGTTTCCTGAATGTCGAAACCCGAAGTTGGAAGTCGGAAGATTCGCGGGAACAGGAGGGCTGTGGGAGAATAGTTGCTAGCCGAAGGTGGGCTTTACGCGGAGCTGTTGCGTGGCGTCGCCCACTGTCACTCAGTCCTTACCACCTTGAACCGCCCACTGGGATTGAATCGAACGCACCAGAGTTCAGGCTGGGGACTTCG ACTATGAGTACCGGTTACCGAGCGCCTTTGGTTTGCATCGAGTTCCAGTTTCAAGAGAGCCTGAAGAGTCGGCGCTTCAGCCATCAGAAGCTCAGTGTTACAACTTACCTACAACTTGAAGAAAGTACGCACTGTTGGTTCCAACTCAACACTTTGTTTGAACTTGGATCCAACCTCGAGGTTTGGTGGTAA
- a CDS encoding uncharacterized protein (antiSMASH:Cluster_10.1), which translates to MLLEFSMRPLPFIVRSARNTNVRRRSIHKCRPARFMILMPAIFPLISRKAVTRWKKKEGEPFSAGDVLLQIESDLTSLDVCAEFPGVLGKILTPDGSTDVPVEQVIALVAKDQEDFANNQFIQLTSTPSTKPPSSNVTSTSASNVSEPSFRFRTHLRSR; encoded by the exons ATGCTACTCGAATTTTCCATGCGGCCCCTTCCCTTCATCGTTCGCAGCGCCAGAAATACAAACGTCCGGAGACGAT CTATACACAAATGTCGTCCAGCCAGATTTATGATATTGATGCCTGCTATATTTCCACTCATTAGTCGGAAAGCGGTCACTCgatggaagaaaaaggagggtgaaccatTCTCGGCAGGCGATGTTCTTTTGCAGATT GAATCGGATCTCACCTCACTGGACGTATGTGCAGAGTTTCCTGGGGTGTTGGGAAAGATCTTG ACTCCGGATGGGAGTACTGATGTCCCCGTGGAACAGGTTATCGCACTCGTCGCAAAAGACCAAGAAGACTTTGCAAACAATCAGTTCATTCAGCTGACGTCAACGCCGTCAACCAAACCACCGTCCTCGAATGTTACATCCACCTCAGCTTCCAATGTGTCAGAACCTAGCTTTCGGTTCCGTACCCACCTGCGTTCTCGGTAA
- a CDS encoding uncharacterized protein (antiSMASH:Cluster_10.1) has protein sequence MPAATATASNATIPSPASLKAAVNPTVVDGQIDVSALFVADKTSRGSAAQHLAAVAQKEGPSALQSSGFSDAVVKALGDKKSPAAREGAAEAVSTIVASGSIKALEPTFIDSGIYAALLETFADKVPAVRTAAVKAVKEYTANMSPWATALILPTLLHELKTAGKWQVKTGALVILDQLVKSAPLQTARSMPEIIPVLSEAIWDTKADVKKAARETLNKATALVSNKDIERFIPALIKSLTNPVEEVPNTIALLAATTFVSEVDSPTLSLMVPLLSRGLNEKHTAIKRKVAVIIDNMSKLVDNAATVRPFIPKLLPGLIKIETTMGDPEARSVVGRAIATLRQVGEVPDGDGSDLPPVKKAEVSQLASGLVSVYKKLGGEIDASHVASVYTSALATNMVNVKNFDVPEWDTLAPYLAMVVSSPDPVTVAREWVVRSATADMDDDEVPDDEEEGEDLCNCQFSLAYGAKILLNTATLRLKRGHRYGLCGKNGTGKSTLMRAITNGQVEGFPSPDEVRTFYVEHDIDGSEEDTSVLQFILTDNRILATEAETKDALSSVGFNDERQKQAIGSLSGGWKMKLALARAMLFKADILLLDEPTNHLDVVNVAWLESYLTSLKTCTSIIVSHDSGFLNNTITDVLHLNRFKLKRYRGNLETFVKAVPEAKSYYSLEALEDYKFKLPDPPLLEGVKTKEKSLLKMRKVGFQYPTQAVQQLYDITLQVSLSSRVAVLGPNGSGKSTLVKLLIGDMEPNKGGEIWKHPNLVIGYVAQHAFHHIDHHLDKTPLEYMLWRYQTGEDLEEMTKANRQITEAEAQKMKEGALMIVDGQKRLIDEVITRKKLKQSYEYEVSFKALSSSENIWVPRDELVKRGFEKKVIEVDTREAQRLGLLRPLVRREIEKHFADFGLEPEFVSHNTMRGLSGGQKVKIVLGAATWRRPHVICLDEPTNYLDRESLAALIAALKVFEGGVLIITHNRDFSESLCTEVWAMRDGRLEASGHNWVEGQGSGARIDKKDGEEEDQYDAMGNKIDNKKSKKLTSSEARKLKKERLARKKRGEDVTDDEL, from the exons ATGCCCGCTGCAACCGCTACCGCCTCCAACGCTACTATTCCTTCCCCTGCCTCCCTAAAAGCTGCCGTCAATCCCACCGTTGTGGATGGTCAGATTGACGTCTCGGCACTCTTTGTCGCTGACAAAACCTCTCGTGGTTCGGCTGCCCAGCACCTTGCTGCCGTTGCTCAGAAAGAGGGTCCCTCAGCCCTGCAATCGTCTGGTTTTTCCGATGCAGTCGTTAAGGCTCTTGGGGACAAAAAATCGCCCGCTGCCCGTGAGGGTGCCGCTGAGGCTGTTTCTACTATCGTGGCCTCTGGGTCGATCAAGGCACTCGAACCCACTTTCATCGACTCTGGCATCTATGCCGCCCTTCTCGAGACCTTCGCTGACAAAGTGCCTGCTGTCAGGACAGCAGCTGTCAAAGCAGTGAAGGAATACACTGCCAACATGAGCCCTTGGGCTACCGCTCTCATTCTTCCCACCCTTCTTCACGAACTCAAAACCGCCGGCAAATGGCAGGTCAAAACTGGTGCGCTTGTGATTCTCGACCAGTTGGTCAAGAGTGCACCTCTCCAGACTGCTCGTTCCATGCCAGAAATCATCCCCGTTCTCTCCGAAGCCATTTGGGACACGAAAGCCGATGTGAAGAAGGCCGCGCGTGAAACGCTCAACAAGGCCACCGCTCTGGTGTcaaacaaggacatagaaCGTTTTATTCCTGCTCTTATTAAATCTTTGACTAATCCCGTCGAGGAGGTGCCAAACACAATTGCCCTTCTCGCGGCCACCACATTCGTTTCCGAAGTAGATTCCCCTACATTGTCTCTCATGGTTCCCCTTCTCTCCCGTGGTCTTAACGAGAAGCACACCGCTATCAAGCGTAAGGTCGCTGT CATCATCGACAACATGTCCAAGCTCGTCGATAACGCTGCAACTGTCCGGCCATTCATTCCCAAACTTCTACCGGGTCTGATCAAAATTGAGACTACCATGGGTGACCCTGAAGCCCGTAGTGTCGTTGGCAGAGCTATTGCCACCCTCCGTCAAGTTGGAGAGGTCCCTGATGGTGACGGTTCTGACCTTCCACCCGTCAAGAAGGCCGAGGTCTCCCAGCTCGCCAGTGGGCTCGTTTCAGTCTACAAGAAGCTTGGTGGTGAGATCGATGCCTCCCACGTCGCTTCCGTCTACACTTCCGCCCTTGCAACCAACATGGTCAATGTTAAGAACTTCGATGTGCCTGAGTGGGACACGCTTGCTCCATATCTCGCCATGGTCGTTTCCTCCCCTGACCCTGTCACTGTTGCTCGTGAATGGGTTGTCCGTTCCGCTACAGCCGacatggatgatgatgaagttCCTGATGACGAGGAGGAGGGCGAAGATCTTTGCAATTGTCAATTCTCGTTGGCTTATGGTGCCAAGATCTTATTGAACACTGCTACCCTCCGTCTCAAACGTGGCCACCGTTACGGTCTGTGCGGTAAGAACGGTACCGGTAAATCAACCCTCATGCGTGCTATCACCAACGG GCAAGTGGAAGGCTTCCCGTCTCCTGACGAGGTTCGAACTTTCTATGTCGAGCACGACATTGACGGAAGCGAGGAAGACACTTCTGTCCTTCAGTTCATTCTCACTGACAACCGTATCCTCGCTACTGAAGCTGAAACTAAGGATGCACTCTCCAGTGTCGGTTTCAATGACGAACGTCAGAAACAGGCCATTGGAAGCTTATCGGGAGGTTGGAAGATGAAACTTGCTCTCGCCAGGGCTATGCTGTTCAAAGCTGACATCTTGCTCCTCGATGAGCCCACTAACCATCTTGATGTTGTCAACGTCGCTTGGTTAGAGAGCTACCTCACTAGTCTCAAGACCTGCACCTCCA TTATTGTCTCGCACGACTCTGGATTCTTGAACAACACCATCACCGACGTACTACATCTGAACCGCTTCAAGCTCAAGAGATACAGAGGCAACCTTGAGACGTTCGTGAAGGCTGTTCCCGAGGCCAAGTCCTACTACAGTCTCGAAGCCTTGGAGGACTACAAATTCAAGCTTCCCGACCCACCTCTTCTTGAGGGTGTCAAGACCAAGGAGAAGAGTTTGTTGAAGAT GCGCAAGGTTGGATTCCAATACCCCACGCAAGCCGTACAACAACTCTACGACATCACCCTTCAagtttccctttcttcccgTGTTGCCGTCCTTGGACCCAACGGTTCTGGCAAGTCTACCCTCGTCAAGCTCCTCATCGGTGACATGGAGCCCAACAAGGGTGGTGAGATCTGGAAGCACCCCAACTTGGTCATCGGCTACGTCGCTCAACATGCTTTCCACCACATCGATCACCACCTAGATAAGACTCCGCTCGAGTACATGCTCTGGCGTTACCAGACCGGTGAAGATTTGGAGGAAATGACCAAGGCTAACCGTCAAATCACCGAGGCTGAGGcgcagaagatgaaggagggTGCACTTATGATTGTCGATGGCCAGAAGCGTCTGATTGACGAGGTCATCACCCGTAAGAAGCTCAAGCAGTCCTACGAGTACGAAGTTTCCTTCAAGGCTCTCAGTTCCTCCGAGAACATCTGGGTGCCCCGTGACGAGCTCGTCAAGCGTGGGTTTGAGAAG AAAGTCATTGAGGTTGACACCCGTGAAGCTCAGCGTCTCGGTCTCCTTCGTCCTCTCGTTCGTCGCGAGATTGAGAAGCATTTTGCTGACTTTGGTCTTGAGCCCGAGTTCGTGTCTCACAACACCATGAGAGGCCTTTCTGGAGGTCAGAAGGTCAAGATTGTCCTCGGTGCCGCCACCTGGCGTCGTCCCCATGTCATCTGCTTGGATGAGCCCACTA ACTACCTCGACCGTGAATCGCTCGCTGCTCTTATTGCTGCTCTCAAAGTGTTCGAGGGTGGTGTCCTCATCATCACTCACAACAGGGACTTCTCTGAGTCTCTGTGCACGGAAGTTTGGGCCATGCGTGATGGACGCCTTGAGGCTTCCGGACACAACTGGGTTGAGGGACAGGGATCTGGAGCTCGCATTGACAAGAAGGatggtgaagaagaggaccaATACGATGCCATGGGTAACAAGATTGATAAcaagaagtcgaagaagctCACTTCGTCTGAGGCTCGTaagctgaagaaggagagattggcaaggaaaaagagaggTGAAGATGTCACTGACGATGAGCTTTAA
- a CDS encoding uncharacterized protein (antiSMASH:Cluster_10.1), whose translation MSGDYPSLLRSEEMSLVQLFVPTEVAHDTVAELGELGNVQFKDLNPTINPFQRSFVGEIRRIDEMARRVRFFSNQITQEKDVVPVRPLYECAPLITVGPRAAQTIDELDVTLAEHESRLIKMNESYQKLSERTRELVEARHVLRETAVFFDRAQGQQPVIRNSFDDSSAPLLQHEDRENQYSSASVQFDLEFVTGVIDRARVPTFERVLWRVLRGNLYMNHTDIVEPFVDPVTGSETRKNVFIIFAHGDALLAKIRKVSESMGATLYPIDANADKRSDSLREVTGRLEDLQTVLYNTGVNRRTELMKVGDNLRSWQDVVRKEKMIYETLNLFNYDVRRKTLIAEGWVPTRDIAMIQSALRHATEESGTSVPPILHELRTHKTPPTFNRTNKFTEGFQTIMDSYGIARYQEINPGLFAVVTFPFLFSVMFGDIGHGFIIFLFALRMILGERKLAKQDLGEIVGQFFYGRYIILLMGAFSVYSGFLYNDIFSKTLSLFSSGWTFHERGEKLIGESNGYVYPFGLDHGWYGADNRLVFLNSYKMKMSIVLGVVHMTFALCLQVPNHIRFKRRLDIYTNFIPQMVFLQSIFGYLVLCILYKWSVDWTRSSTAPPSLLNMLISMFLSPGTVDSDLQLYRGQAFVQVVLLLLAAICVPILLIAKPYFIWKEMKQIQGQGYVSIGQGDGPRGSSDEHLEGEEEGNGRAIAEDAEEEHEHHDFGEVAIHQVIHTIEFCLGCISHTASYLRLWALSLAHAQLSEVLWEMTIEEFLSPAGVGGWIALIIMGLFWFGATVGILCIMEGLSAFLHALRLHWVEGNSKHFEGGGYAFTPLTFANPEADKE comes from the exons ATGTCGGGTGACTATCCGAGCCTTCTCC GCTCGGAGGAGATGAGCTTGGTCCAGCTTTTCGTTCCAACCGAAGTAGCACACGATACCGTTGCAGAACTAGGAGAACTCGGAAATGTTCAATTTAAGGAT CTCAATCCCACAATCAACCCTTTCCAACGTTCTTTTGTTGGAGAGATTCGTCGAATAGATGAAATGGCCAGAAGGGTTCGGTTTTTCTCCAATCAAATCACGCAAGAGAAGGATGTCGTTCCTGTCCGGCCCCTATACGAATGCGCACCTCTAATCACCGTAGGGCCTCGTGCAGCTCAGACCATAGACGAATTAGATGTAACTCTCGCCGAACATGAGTCAAGGCTTATCAAGATGAATGAAAGTTATCAGAAGCTTAGCGAGAGGACGAGGGAGCTCGTTGAGGCGCGACATGTGTTACGAGAGACCGCCGTGTTTTTCGACAGG GCTCAAGGCCAACAGCCTGTAATCAGGAATTCATTCGACGATAGCTCTGCCCCTTTGCTTCAACACGAGGATCGCGAAAATCAGTATTCTTCTGCCAGTGTTCAATTTGACCTTGA GTTTGTCACTGGCGTTATTGACCGCGCACGAGTCCCGACGTTTGAACGTGTCCTTTGGCGTGTCCTCCGAGGCAACCTTTACATGAACCACACTGATATTGTCGAGCCGTTTGTTGATCCTGTCACTGGTTCCGAAACTCGCAAGAATGTCTTCATTATCTTTGCCCATGGGGATGCTCTTCTCGCGAAGATTCGCAAAGTATCGGAGTCGATGGGTGCCACTTTGTACCCTATTGACGCTAATGCTGACAAACGTTCGGACTCCCTGCGAGAGGTCACTGGCCGTCTCGAGGATCTACAAACAGTGCTCTACAACACCGGCGTCAATCGGCGCACTGAGCTGATGAAGGTTGGGGACAACTTGAGGAGCTGGCAGGATGTTgtgaggaaagaaaagatgatCTATGAAACGCTCAACCTATTCAATTACGACGTGAGGAGGAAGACACTCATTGCTGAGGGTTGGGTTCCTACTCGGGATATCGCCATGATTCAGTCGGCTCTTCGGCACGCTACA GAAGAGTCCGGGACCAGTGTACCGCCTATCTTGCATGAACTGCGCACACACAAGACTCCTCCTACCTTCAATAGGACCAACAAATTTACAGAAGGTTTCCAGACCATCATGGATAGTTATGGTATCGCTCGTTATCAGGAAATCAATCCTGGGCTGTTTGCAGTCGTTACCTTCCCGTTCTTGTTCTCCGTTATGTTCGGTGATATTGGACATGGTTTCATCATCTTCCTATTTGCTTTGCGCATGATCCTAGGCGAACGAAAACTTGCTAAACAGGATCTTGGGGAG ATTGTCGGCCAATTCTTCTA TGGTCGTTATATCATTCTTCTGATGGGGGCCTTCTCTGTCTACTCCGGATTCTTGTATAACGACATCTTCTCCAAGACACTGAGCCTATTCAGTAGTGGATGGACTTTTCATGAGCGAGGCGAAAAACTTATTGGTGAGTCGAACGGGTATGTTTATCCATTTGGTTTGGATCACGGTTGGTACGGGGCCGACAACCGCCTGGTGTTCTTGAACTCCTACAAGATGAAGATGTCTATTGTGTTGGGCGTTGTTCAC ATGACATTTGCATTGTGTTTGCAAGTACCCAACCATATCAGGTTCAAGAGGCGACTTGATATCTACACCAACTTCATTCCCCAAATGGTTTTCCTCCAGTCCATATTCGGATACCTGGTTTTGTGTATTTTATACAAGTGGTCGGTGGATTGGACCAGATCTTCTACGGCACCACCATCCCTGTTGAACATGCTCATCTCTATGTTCTTGTCACCCGGAACAGTCGACTCAGATTTGCAATTGTATCGTGGACAAGCATTCGTGCAGGTTGTTTTGTTACTCTTGGCGGCGATCTGCGTTCCAATTCTGTTGATTGCGAAGCCTTATTTCATTTGGAAGGAAATGAAACAAATTCAGGGTCAAGGTTATGTTAGCATTGGACAAGGTGACGGCCCTCGCGGGAGTAGCGATGAGCACCTTGAAGGAGAGGAGGAGGGAAATGGGCGTGCGATCGCGGAGGATGCCGAGGAAGAACAT GAACATCATGATTTCGGCGAAGTTGCGATTCATCAAGTAATTCATACGATTGAATTCTGCCTCGGTTGCATCTCGCATACTGCTTCATATCTTCGGTTGTGGGCATTGTCTCTTGCACATGCTCAGCTGTCAGAAGTGTTATGGGAAATGACTATTGAGGAATTTCTGTCGCCTGCTGGTGTTGGCGGGTGGATCGCATTAATCATTATGGGACTGTTTTGGTTCGGCGCGACTGTGGGCATCCTGTGTATCATGGAG GGTTTATCCGCATTCCTCCATGCTCTCCGACTTCACTGGGTTGAAGGAAACAGCAAGCACTTTGAGGGCGGTGGTTAT GCCTTCACTCCGCTCACTTTCGCTAATCCAGAAGCGGATAAAGAGTAA
- a CDS encoding uncharacterized protein (BUSCO:EOG09264KSI), translating to MASSRLDYSSLESSSKWKNLPTPPGFSKSTKSSSSSNSKSLVTAPRQQQLKQDRAWDLAISPAKSLPMQGFMLYMSGGGVQIFSMGIVFMLLLSPFRNLAAMNTAFAPFAPFNSKNPKSLSTLLLQKLVYFICNMLTLGVGLWKCRSMGLLPTGTGDWLAFEQRGQPPELSLF from the exons ATGGCATCTTCCAGGCTGGATTATTCTTCCCTTGAATCATCCTCAAA ATGGAAAAACCTGCCTACGCCTCCAGGATTCTCCAAATCTACCAAaagctcctcttcttcgaattcTAAATCTCTCGTTACCGCTCCCCGCCAACAGCAGCTTAAACAGGATCGTGCTTGGGATCTTGCAATCTCCCCGGCAAAGTCTTTGCCAATGCAGGGCTTCATGCTTTACATGTCCGGAGGAGgcgttcaaattttcagcaTGGGCATCGTCTTTATGTTGCTTTTGTCGCCGTTTAGGAATCTTGCCGCTATGAACACCG CATTTGCACCCTTCGCACCCTTTAACTCCAAGAATCCAAAGTCACTCTCCACCTTATTGCTACAAAAACTTGTCTACTTTATATGCAACATGTTGACTCTCGGAGTAGGATTATGGAAGTGCCGTTCAATGGGATTACTGCCGACAGGAACTGGGGACTGGCTAGCGTTTGAACAGAGGGGACAG CCTCCGGAACTTTCTTTGTTCTAA